The nucleotide window ACCTGGGTCACGGAATGCCTGGGCGGCATGGGGCTGGACGGCCGGACGCTGGTCACCAAGACCAACTTCCGCATGCTGCAGACCCTGCACAACCTGGGCCCGGCGCCGGAGCCGAACCTGACGGTGCTGTGGTCGGAGAGGCTGCCGGAGGGCTTCAAGCGCTTCTGCGCCGACACCTCGATCAAGACCTGCTCGGTCCAGTACGAGAACGACGACCTGATGCGCGGCTATTGGGGCGACGACTACGGCATCGCCTGCTGCGTGTCCGCCATGCGCATCGGCAAGCAGATGCAGTTCTTCGGCGCCCGCGCCAACCTGGCCAAGACGCTGATGTACGCCATCAACGGCGGCAAGGACGAGGTTTCCGGCGAGCAGGTCGGCCCGGCCTTCGCCCCGATCACCGGCGACGTGCTGGACTATGACGAGGTCATGGCCCGCTTCGAGCCGATGATGGAGTGGCTGGCCAAGGTCTACATGAACGCGCTGAACTCCATCCACTACATGCACGACAAGTACATGTACGAGCGGCTGGAGATGGCCCTGCACGACCGCGACATCCTGCGCACGATGGCCTGCGGCATCGCCGGCCTCAGCGTGGTGGCGGACAGCCTGTCGGCGATCAAGCACGCCAAGGTCAAGGTCATCCGCGACGAGAAGGGCCTCGCCACCGATTTCGAGATCGAGGGCGACTATCCGGCCTTCGGCAACAACGACGCCCGGGTGGACGACATCGCGGTCTGGACGGTCGAGCGCTTCATGAAGGCCCTGCGCAAGCAGAAGCCCTACCGGAACGCCGTCGCGACCCAGTCGGTGCTGACGATCACCTCCAACGTGGTCTACGGCAAGAAGACCGGCAATACGCCGGACGGCCGCAAGGCCGGCCAGCCCTTCGCGCCGGGTGCGAACCCGATGCACGGGCGGGACAAGAAGGGTGCGGTCGCGTCGATGGCCAGTGTCGCCAAGCTGCCCTACGCCCATGCGCAGGACGGCATCAGCTACACCTTCACCATCGTCCCGGGCGCCCTGGGCCGGACGGAAGACGAGCGCGTGGACAATCTGGTCGGCATGCTGGACGGCTATGCCGCCCAGGGCGGCCACCACATCAACGTCAACGTCTTCGACCGCGACACGCTGCTGCATGCCATGGATCATCCGGAGCTGTATCCGCAGCTGACCATCCGGGTTTCCGGCTATGCGGTGAACTTCATCAAGCTGACGCGCGAGCAGCAGCTCGACGTCATCAGCCGCACGTTCCACGACAAGCACTGAGGACGTGCGGAAAGCGGCGGCGCCGGGTTGGTTTTCCCGGCGTCGTTGCCAGTTAAGGTTCCAGGCCCCTTCCCGGCCCTCTCCCGCCCTCGGCGGGAGGGGGCCGGACGGGCGCCGAGGGCTTCCGGCAAAGCCGCTTTTCGAGAGAGCAAGGTCCATGACGCAGGTACTTTCCCAAACCCGCCCCAACTCCGTTTCCGGCTGGATCCATTCGGTCGAAACCGGCGGCACCGTGGATGGGCCGGGGATTCGCTATGTGCTGTTCATGTCCGGCTGTCCGCTGCGCTGCCTCTACTGCCACAACCCCGACACCCAGCACATGCATGACGGAACGCGGACGACCTCCGCCGACGTGCTGGAGGACATCGCGCTCTACGCGGACTTCCTGAAGCGGGCCCATGGCGGGCTGACGTTGAGCGGTGGCGAGCCGCTGGTCCAGCCGGAATTCACCGCCGCCATCCTGCGCGGGGCGAAGGAGCTCGGTCTGCACACCGCACTCGACACGTCCGGCTTCCTCGGCAAGCATGCCGACGACCATCTGCTGGAGGACGTCGACCTCGTCCTGCTCGACATCAAGGCCTTTTCGGAAAAGTCCTACCGCCATCTGACCGGCGTTGCGCTGCGCCCGACACTGGAATTCGCCGAAAGGCTGGCCGAGCTGAACAAGCGCATCTGGCTGCGTTATGTGCTGGTCCCCAACCTGACCGACGACGCGGCCGAGATCGACGGGCTGGCCGATTTCGTGGCCGGGCTCGGCGTCGTCGACCGGGTCGACGTGCTGCCCTTCCACAAGATGGGCGAACACAAATGGAAGGCGCTGGGCCGCCGCTACACCCTCAGCGACACCGAGCCGCCCTCGCGCGAGCTGGTGGAGCGGGTGCGCGGGCAGTTCCAGGCGCGGGGGCTGCGGGCGGACTGATCCCGCAGGCCCCCATTCGACGGCCCAACGAGGCAATCGGGCCGGGCAATCAGGCCGGGCGGATCGCCTGCGCGAAGGTGAAGAGCATGGTCGGATCGACCGCCTTCTTCACCTCGGCCAGCTTGGCGAGATTCTCGCCGTAATAGGCCCGCTGCCAATCGGCCAGCGCCGGGTCGGGGAAGTTCTGGAAGGCGCCGGTCGCCTTGGTGCGGCGGTTGACGTCGTCGTAGAAGCGCTGCTGCCACTCCAGCGCCTGCTCGATCAGCAGGGCCGAATCCGTCGGCCGCCACCAGTTGGCCTCGACCGTGAACAGCCAGTCATAGCCGCGGTGGACATAGGCGGTCTCGGCCGGCCCGACCCGGTTGATGGCGCCGCCGACCTGGAAGAACTTGAAGGCCACCGGCATCGACGTGGCGGGCATCTTCGCCGCCCAGTCGAACATCGCGGCGATGGCCTCGTCGCCGATGTCCGCCGCCTTCATGTAGCTGGACTTTTCCTGGTAGTAATAGGGGAAGGTCGTCTCGACCAGGAAATCCTGCGCCGCCCAATAGGGCACATCCTCCAACAGCTCCGACTTGGACCAGTCGATCCACTCCCAGGTGGATTTGAAGATCTCCTTCAGCGTCACCTTCGACTTGTGAAGCTGGCCAAGGATGGAGACGCGGACCGGCGCCTTGTCGCACTGCTCCTGCCGGCTGGGGATGGTGACGTTGATCTTGCTGCCGAAATCGTCGGGCGCGGTCGCCAGTTCGGTCAGAAGAAGCTTCAGAACCTTCGGCAGATCCTTGGACCAGGTCAGGTTGAACACCGTCACCGCCTCCGCCGGGCGGGTTTCCAGGGTGAAGGAGGTGTTGATGCCGAAATTGCCGCCGCCGCCGCCTCGGCAGGCCCAGTAGAGGGCGGAGTCGGTGCCGGCATCGACCTTGACATGGCTGCCGTCGGCGGTCACCAGTTCGGTCGCGTGCAGCAGGTCGGAGGCCATGCCGTATTTGCGCATGTTGAAACCGATGCCGCCGCCCAGCAGGAAGCCGGCGGCGCCGACGGTATCGCAGCGCCCGTGGGTGATGGTCCGGCCCAGCCGTTCCATCTGCTTGTAGACGGCGGAGTTGAGCGTGCCGCCCTGGACCTCGACCAGCCCGTCCTTGCCCGGCAGCGGTTTCGCCCCCGTCATCCTGGTCATGTCGATCAGCAGGCCGGGCGTGGTGGAAAACCCGGCATAGCTGTGGCCGCCGGAGCGCACGGCGAAGGGCATGGCCTGCTGCTTCACCCATTGGATGCAGGCCTGGACATCCGCAGGGCTCGCGCAGCGGGCGATGCCGGCCGGCAGTGTGGCGCCATAGCGCAGGTTGTTGGGGCGGCAGACATCGGCGAAGAACGGATCCTCCGGCCGCAGCACCCCGCCCTTCACCGCCTTCGCCAGATCGGACCAGGCCGAGGGCGGCGGGCAGTACGCCCCACCCGCTTCCGCCGCGAAGGCGGCCCCCGGCATCAGCCGCGCCGCGGCGGCGGCCCCGGCGAAACCGCCGGCACCGACAAGGAAATTACGGCGGGATGAGTGCAGTCCGAGCGCCATGAGCGTAATCCACCCTGCGTTATGGGTTGTGTTTGAACTTACTTATTATCCTAATGATAATAGTAAGCGTCAACCACACGCGCGTGCGGATATGGGAATGGCGCTCCAAACCTTTG belongs to Azospirillum ramasamyi and includes:
- the pflB gene encoding formate C-acetyltransferase, with the translated sequence MDTLLMDGLAEATEQKSAANPWRGFAPGVWRRSVDVRDFIQRNLRPYEGDAGFVAGPTARTTALFAKVTDLLKQERAAKGGVLDADTETFASITSHAPGYIDRDLEVIVGLQTDKPLKRAIMPFGGWRMVKNGLEAYGFTPSPKLEEVFPSLRKTHNDGVFDVYTPEMLRCRKSGVITGLPDAYGRGRIIGDYRRLALYGADFLIKDKKEQQASLEVSRIDEDVLRLREEISEQIRALKELVQMAASYGFDVSRPASNAREAVQWTYLAYLAAVKEANGAAMSLGRVSSFLDIYIDRDLRDGVITEAEAQEMIDHFVMKLRMVRFLRTPEYDQLFSGDPTWVTECLGGMGLDGRTLVTKTNFRMLQTLHNLGPAPEPNLTVLWSERLPEGFKRFCADTSIKTCSVQYENDDLMRGYWGDDYGIACCVSAMRIGKQMQFFGARANLAKTLMYAINGGKDEVSGEQVGPAFAPITGDVLDYDEVMARFEPMMEWLAKVYMNALNSIHYMHDKYMYERLEMALHDRDILRTMACGIAGLSVVADSLSAIKHAKVKVIRDEKGLATDFEIEGDYPAFGNNDARVDDIAVWTVERFMKALRKQKPYRNAVATQSVLTITSNVVYGKKTGNTPDGRKAGQPFAPGANPMHGRDKKGAVASMASVAKLPYAHAQDGISYTFTIVPGALGRTEDERVDNLVGMLDGYAAQGGHHINVNVFDRDTLLHAMDHPELYPQLTIRVSGYAVNFIKLTREQQLDVISRTFHDKH
- the pflA gene encoding pyruvate formate-lyase-activating protein; this translates as MTQVLSQTRPNSVSGWIHSVETGGTVDGPGIRYVLFMSGCPLRCLYCHNPDTQHMHDGTRTTSADVLEDIALYADFLKRAHGGLTLSGGEPLVQPEFTAAILRGAKELGLHTALDTSGFLGKHADDHLLEDVDLVLLDIKAFSEKSYRHLTGVALRPTLEFAERLAELNKRIWLRYVLVPNLTDDAAEIDGLADFVAGLGVVDRVDVLPFHKMGEHKWKALGRRYTLSDTEPPSRELVERVRGQFQARGLRAD
- a CDS encoding FAD-binding oxidoreductase, which gives rise to MALGLHSSRRNFLVGAGGFAGAAAAARLMPGAAFAAEAGGAYCPPPSAWSDLAKAVKGGVLRPEDPFFADVCRPNNLRYGATLPAGIARCASPADVQACIQWVKQQAMPFAVRSGGHSYAGFSTTPGLLIDMTRMTGAKPLPGKDGLVEVQGGTLNSAVYKQMERLGRTITHGRCDTVGAAGFLLGGGIGFNMRKYGMASDLLHATELVTADGSHVKVDAGTDSALYWACRGGGGGNFGINTSFTLETRPAEAVTVFNLTWSKDLPKVLKLLLTELATAPDDFGSKINVTIPSRQEQCDKAPVRVSILGQLHKSKVTLKEIFKSTWEWIDWSKSELLEDVPYWAAQDFLVETTFPYYYQEKSSYMKAADIGDEAIAAMFDWAAKMPATSMPVAFKFFQVGGAINRVGPAETAYVHRGYDWLFTVEANWWRPTDSALLIEQALEWQQRFYDDVNRRTKATGAFQNFPDPALADWQRAYYGENLAKLAEVKKAVDPTMLFTFAQAIRPA